TATTCACGCACCGGCAGGCGGTCATAGGCGACCAGACCGACCAGCACGATCATCAGGCTCATCACTGTCGCCAGGACGGGACGGCGGATGCACAATTCGGGCAGACGCATGTCAGCCTCCGCTCTTGGGTGCGGCGGCGGGTACCGCCACCGGCACGCCGGGGCGCAGCTTCATCTGCCCGGCGGTGACCACCGTGTCGTCGGCCTTCAGGCCTTCGGTGACTTCCACCAGTCCCCTAGCCCGCCGCCCGGTCTTAACCGGGCCGGGCTGGGCCTTGCCGTCGACGATGCGGAAGACGATGATCTGCTGGCCGCGCGGCACCAGCGCCTCTTCCGGGATGGTCAGGGCGTCGGCCACCTCGTCCACCTTCAGCACCAGGCGAACGAACTGGCCAGGGCGCAGGGCGCTGTCGCCATTGGCGACGCGGGCGCGGACGACGATGGCGCGACCGTTCTGATCCACCGCCGGGTCAATGGCATAGACGGTGCCGGTGAACTGGCGACCGGGGTGGGAATCGGTGGTCATCGACAGTTCGATGCCGGTGCGCATCACCGCCGAAAAGATTTCAGGGACACGGAAATCCACCTTGATCGGGTCGGTGGCTTCCAGATTGACGATATCCTGGCCCGGCTGCACATAGGCGCCGACGCTGACCGTGCGCAACCCCACCGTACCGGCAAAGGGCGCCACCAGCACCGTCTTGTCCAATTGGGCGCGGGCCTGTTCGACCTTGGCCTGATCGACGCGCAGCTTGGCCTCGGCCTCGTCGCGGGCACGCTCGGTTCCCGCCCCCTGCCCGGCCAGCCGCACGGCGCGGTCGGAATTGGCCCGCGACAAGGCCAGATTGGCCTGGGCCTGCACCAGATCGGCGGATAGCGACGAATCGTCCAGGCGCAGCAGCACCTGGCCCTTGGTCACCCGGCTACCTTCCTCGAAACCGATGGCCTTGACCCGACCGGCGATTTCCGGGCGGATGACCACCGCCTCGTCCGAACGCAAGCTGCCGACCGAGGTGATCTCGCGCGCCATCGGTCCCACCGTGACCTTGGCCACCTCGACCGCGACCGGCCCCATGGCCCCACCGGCTGCCGGCGGCGGCGCCGCGTTCTTGCCGAAATACCACCAGCCCCCGGCAGCAGCGGCGACACAACCAAGGATCACAATGCCCAACTTTTTCCGCATTTTGGTCATCCGCTGCCAGAGCTTCACTTAAGTCCCGAATAACTGAACTGAACGGTTCAGTCAATCCACCCCTCCGACCATACGCCGATTAATGCACATGCCCCCTTATGGAGAGGGCTGTTCCGTATTATTCTGGTGACGCGCAGCAAGCCTTAAAAGATCGGGGAAACAATGATTCGCCTTGCCAACGTGCTGATCATCGACGCCAACGCCGACCGTTCGGCAGCCTTGAAGGAGCGTTTGGCCCGTGGCGGCTATCATTCCGGCGTCGCCCTCACCGCCGCCCAAGGCATGGAAACGGCACGGACCGAACACCCGGACCTCGTCCTGATCGGCTCCTCCGATCAAGGCGATGCGGTGGATTTGGGCTGCCGCTTCAAGAGCGAGCCGGACACCGCCGACATTCCGGTGGTGCTGGCGGTGGACCGTCTGGTGGCCGAACAATGCGGGCGCTGCCTGGATAACGGCCTGGACGATGTGCTCAACATCGGCTGCGACGACGCTGAATTGTTCGCCCGCATGCGCCCGCTGGTGCGGTTGGCGACCATGCACGCCGAATTGCGCCACCGTGCCGCCATGGCCCGGCGCTTCGGCGTCGCCGCCCGTGACCGCATGACCAACGCCGAGGATACACCGCCGGCCATCCTGATCATCGGCGACGATGCTGCCCCGGTGGCGGCGATTCTGGACGGCTGCGGCGACATCGTCCAGGCCCAGACCCTGTACGATGCCGAGGAATTGCTGGTGCGCCGCAATTTCGACGCCGCCGTGCTGTCTTTCGCCCAGGAGCCCGAAGGCTTGCTGAGCTTCTGTTCGCAGGTCCGCAACAACCCGCGCCTGTTCAACCTGCCCATGGTGCTGCTGGCCGGCCTGGGCACCGACGCCGCCGACGCCTATCGCCGCGGCGCCACCCGGGTGCTGGGCCGCCCGGTGGAACCGCTGATCCTGAAGGCGGCGGTCCTCACCTTGGTGCGGCGGCAGCAATTGCGCTGGAGCATCAGGGGCGCGCTCAACGACAGTCTGGCCGACGCCACCCGCGATCCGGTCACCGGCGCCTATGGCCGCGCCTTCCTGGAAGCCTATCTGGCCAGCCGCATCGAGACCGCCAAAAGCCAGGACCGGCATCTGGCCGTGGTGTTCTTCGCCGCCCCCAACATCGACGTGGTGCGCCAGCAATTCGGCGACGATGCCGGCCTGCACCTGACCCAGCAGGTGGGCCAGTGGATCACCGGCCTGCTTCGGGCCGAGGATCTGACCGCCTCGTTCAAATCCAACGAATTCTGTGTGGTGTTGCCCGACACCCCGGTGCACGAGGCGGAAGTGGTCATGCACCGCATCGCCGGTGTGCTGGCCTATACGGATTTTGCCGTGCGCGAGGTCTATCAGCCGATCAAGGTGTGGGTGCAGGTGGGGTGCACCGTCATCGGCGCCGGCGACACCTTGGACAGCGTGATCGCGCGCGCCCGGCAGAATCTGGATTAAAGGCGAAGCGGCGTGAAGATCGAGTTCATCTTCGATACGGTGTGTCCATGGTGCTATGTGGGTAAGCGCCGGTTCGAGCGCGCCTTGGCCCAGCGCCCCGGCACCCGCACCGAAATCGTCTGGCGCCCGTTTCTGCTGAACCCGGATATCCCGCCCGAGGGCATTGATCGCCGCGCCTATCTCGACCGCAAATTCGGCGGCCCGGCACGGGTCAACCGCATCCATGCCGCCGTCGCCGCCGCCGGCACCGCCGAGGGCATCGACTTCGCCTTCGACCGCATCACCCGTGCGCCCAATACCTTGAACTCACACCGCATGATCCGTTTTGCCGCCGGCTTCGGCCGTCAGCCGGAAGTGGTGGAGGCGCTCTACCGCGCTTATTTCGTCGAGGGTCTGGATATCGGTTTGGTCCCCACCCTGGTCGCCCTGGGCGAAAGGCTGGACCTGCCAGGCATCGAGCTGGAAGAGTACCTGCGCTCGGAAACCGATGTCAGCGCCGTGTTGAACGACAACGCCCGCGCCCATCGCCAGGGCGTCAACGGCGTGCCCTGCCTGATCCTGGACGGTTCCTACGCCCTGGCCGGGGCGCAGGAACCCGACATCCTGCTGCGCCTGATCGACATCGCCCGCCAATCGGAAACGGAACTGGCGCTGTCCTGACTTTTAATCACCGCAAATCGCGTCATGCCCGCGAAGAGCGTGTGAATTTATTGACGTCTCCACCTTTCACCCCGTCATACCCGCGCAGGCGGGTATCCAGGAGTCGCGGAAAAGGTGGTGGTGCACCCTCTGGACTCCCGCCTGCGCGGGAGTGACGGTTGATGCATACGTGCGTATGATTTAACGCACGTCCCCTCACCCCGCCTTGGCGATTTCCACCAGCTTGGCGATCAGCTTCTGCGCCAGCTTGACCCGCTTGGCCGGCTCGTCCCAGGCGCGGACGAAGACCAGTTTGTGGTCGGGGCGCAGCTTGGCGGCACCGGCCTGCTGGGCGATGTATTGCACCAGACCGATGGGATTGGCGAAGACATTGCCACGGAAGGTGACCACCGCCCCCTTGGGACCGGCATCCAGCTTTTCCACCCCGGCCTGTTTGCACAAGGCCTTGACCGCCACCACTTCCAGCAGGTTTTCCACCTCGGGCGGCATGGTGCCGAAGCGGTCGACCAGCTCGGCCGCCAATTGATCGATTTCCTCGCGGTCGGCCAAGGTGGCGATGCGGCGATAAAGCGACAAACGCACCGACAGGTCGGCCACATAGGTATCGGGGATCAGCACCGGCGTGCCCAAGGTGATCTGCGGCGACCATTCTTCCACCGCCATCTCGCCCTCGCCGCCCTTGGCGGCGGCCACCGCTTCCTCGATCAGTTGCTGGTAAAGCTCGATGCCGACTTCGCGGATATGGCCCGATTGTTCCTCGCCCAGCAGATTGCCGGCGCCCCGGATATCCAGGTCATGGCTGGCCAATTGGAAACCGGCGCCTAAGCTGTCCAGCGTCTGCATCACATGCAGGCGCTTTTCCGCCGGCTTCGACAAAACCTTGTCGGTGGGCAGGGTGAAATAGGCATAGCCACGGGTCTTGCCGCGCCCGACGCGACCGCGCAACTGATAAAGCTGGCCCAGGCCGAACATGTCGGCACGGTGGATGATCAAGGTGTTGACCGATGGCATGTCCAGGCCGGATTCGATGATGTTGGTGGACAACAGCACGTCGTATTGCTTGTCGCCGAAGGCGGTCATCACCTCTTCCAGCTCGGTCGGCGTCAACCGGCCATGGGCGATGGCGCATTTGACCTCGGGCACCAGCTTGGCCAGCCGGTCGGCGACGCGGTCGATATCGGCCAGACGCGGGCAGACGTAAAACACCTGACCGCCCCGATAGCGTTCGCGCAGGATGGCTTCGCGCAATACCACCGGATCGAAGGGCAGCACGAAGGTGCGCACCACCAGACGGTCCACCGGCGGGGTGGCGATGACGCTCATCTCCTTGACCCCGGTCAGCGCCAGTTGCAGCGTGCGCGGAATCGGGGTGGCGGTCAGGGTCAGCACGTGGACGTCGGATTTCAGCTGTTTCAGCCGCTCCTTGTGGCCGACGCCGAAATGCTGTTCCTCGTCGATGATCAACAGGCCCAGGCGCTTGAAATTGATGGATTTGGCCAGCACCGCATGGGTGCCGACGACGATGTCGACCGAGCCGTCGGCCAGCCCGGCCTTGACCTCGTTCGCCCGCTTGGCCGTCACCAGCCGCGACAATTGCTCGACCTTCAGCGGCAAGCCGTGGAACCGGTCGGAGAAATTGCGGTAATGCTGGCGCGCCAACAGCGTGGTCGGCACCACCACCGCCACCTGCATGCCGCTCATGGCGGCGACGAAGGCGGCGCGCATGGCCACTTCGGTCTTGCCGAAACCCACATCGCCACAGACCAGACGATCCATGGGCCGGCCCGATCCCAGGTCGGCCACCGTATCCTCGATGGCGCGGGCCTGATCCTCGGTCTCGGCATAGGGGAAGCGGGCGCAGAATTCGTCCCACAGCCCTTCCGGCGGGGTCAGGGATTCCGATTTGCGCAACTGGCGCTGGGCGGCGATGGCGATCAACTGGTCGGCCATGTCGCGGATGCGCTTTTTCAGCTTGGCTTTGCGCGACTGCCACGCCACCCCGCCCAGGCGGTCGAGCTGGGCGCCGGCCTGTTCCGAGCCGTAACGGGTGAGAACCTCGATATTTTCCACCGGCACGAACAGCTTGTCGCCGCCGTCATAGATCACCCGCAAGCAATCATGCGGCGCGCCCGACACTTGCAACGTCACCAGACCGTCATAACGACCGATGCCGTGTTCCAGATGGACGACCAGATCGCCTTCGGCCAGGGCCGAGGCCTCGGCCAGGAATTGCGAGCCCTTGCGCTTTTTCTTGGCCGGACGGGCCAGACGGTCGCCCAGCAGATCCTGTTCGGTGATCACCGCCACGTCGTCGGTGACGAAACCGTGATCCAGGGCCAGCACCACCATGGGCAGGGATTTGGCCGGGGTGGCCAGCGCCTCGGGCCAGCTATCGACCAGAACCGGCTTCAGGCCGTGATCGGCCAGCACATGCGACAGGCGATCGCGCGATCCGGCGCTCCAGGCGGCCAGGACCGAACGGCGGCTTTTTTCCGCCCCCACATGCTCGCGCAGCGCCTCATAGACATTGCCGTCGGGCCGCGCCCGGATGTCGGAGAAATCGCGCCCAGGCCTGCCGCCGGCATCGGCGCCTTTTTCGCTGGCCGGGCCGAACGGCGACAGAGCCACGCACGGGCGGGTGGCCAGCAGGCGGTCCCATTCGTCCTTTTCCAGGTACAGCCGGTTGGGCGGCAACGGGTGATAGACCATGCCCGATTCGGCCAAGCCGGCGCCGGTGATGGTGCGCCTTGCGTCGTAATATTCCAGCACCAGGGCATGGCGGGCGTCGCGCGCCTCTTCCACCTGATGGTCCAGCACCGCCAGGGCGTCGGGGACATAGGCGAACAGGGTATCCATGCCGTCATGGAACAACGGCAGCCAATGTTCCATGCCGTTGAACTTGATGCCCTGGGAAATGGCCTCGTACAGCGGGTCGGGGCCGCTGACCACGCCGAACATCTCGCGGTAGGTGCTGCGGAAGCGGGCGATGGCGGCATCGTCCAGCGTCACCTCGCTGACCGGAACCAGGGAAAAGCTTTGCAGTTTGCCGCTGGTGCGCTGGCTCATGGGGTCGAAGCTGCGGATGCTTTCCAACTCGTCGCCGAAGAAATCCAGGCGCACCGGCTCGGGCGTGCCGGGCGGGAACAGGTCAAGGATACCGCCGCGCACCGCGTATTCGCCCGGCTCCATCACCGTATCGGTGCGGCCATAGCCGTTGCGGTTGAGATAGGCGACGATGCCGTCGATATCCAGCCGCCCACCCACCTGGGCCGACAGGCTGGACGAGGCCAGCACCTGACGCGGCGGCACCCTTTGTACCAGGGCGGCGACCGAGGTCAGCACCACCCGCGCCCCCTGGCCCGGTCCCTGGGCCAGCTTGCACAAACCGTCGACGCGGCGCGCCACCAGATCCACATGGGGCGACACCCGGTCATAGGGCACGCAATCCCAGGCGGGAATATCCACCACCTCGATATCGGGAGCGAAAAAAGCCAGGGCCTCGGCCATGCGGGCCATGCGGCCATCATCGCGGGCGACATACAGAACATCCCGCCCGATCCAGGCCCGGGCCAGTTCGGCCACCGTCAGGGCATCGGCGCCATCGGGGGTGCCGGCAAGAGTCTGTCGGCCCGGAGCGTCAGAGATATTCTGTATTTTAATCAACGGATTGCAGCTTCATTCTGAACGAAATTCTTAATCATCCGCATGACGTCGTGATCCAGATGGGCGGGCACGTCCACCTTACCGGTGACCCAGTTGAACAGGTCGGTGTCGGTTTCGGCGATCAAGGTCTCGAAGCGGTCGACCTGCTCGGCGCTCAGGCTATACAGATATTTTTCGGCGAAGCCGCCGAACAGGATGTCGTTTTCGTTCGAGCCCATGTGGTGGGCGCGAAACTTCAATCGCTTCAATCGTGCTTCTTCCATGATCGCCTGTACGCTTGGATGGACCTGATCCCTGGCCTTGGCGGCCAAGCGGCTCTAGGATATAGAGCGTTCCCACCCATCTGTCAGCATCAAGCCCACAAAAATCCCCATGCGCCCCAGCCTGCTGAACCCATTGTTCGCGCCGATCACCACGCTTGCCGGCATCGGCCCCAAGCTGGCACCGTTTTATGAACGCCTGGCCGGCGGGCGCGTGGTCGATTTGCTGTGGCACCTGCCGTCGGGCGTCATCGACCGCCGCTTCGCCCCCAAGCTGGCCGAGGCGCCGGCGGGCAAGGTCGCCACCATCACCGTGCAGATAGAGGCCCATTTCCCCTCAGGCAGCCCCAAACGGCCCTATCGGGTGCGCTGTTCCGACGAGACCGGCTTCGCCCATCTGGTGTTCTTCCATGGGCGCGAGGATTGGCTGCGCCGGCAATTGCCGGAAGGCGAATGGCGGGTGATCAGCGGTGTGGTCGAGCATTTCAACGACGGCATCCAGATCACCCATCCCGACCACATCGTGCCGGTGGCCGAGCGCGAACAGGTGATGAATATCGAGCCGGTCTATCCGCTGACCGGCGGGCTGACCGCGCGCATGGTGGCCAAGACCATCCGGGCGGCGGTGGATCAGGCACCGCAAATGCCCGAGTGGCAGGATGCCGCCTGGTTCGCCCGCAATGCCTGGCCGTCCTGGC
This is a stretch of genomic DNA from Magnetospirillum gryphiswaldense MSR-1 v2. It encodes these proteins:
- a CDS encoding efflux RND transporter periplasmic adaptor subunit, whose translation is MRKKLGIVILGCVAAAAGGWWYFGKNAAPPPAAGGAMGPVAVEVAKVTVGPMAREITSVGSLRSDEAVVIRPEIAGRVKAIGFEEGSRVTKGQVLLRLDDSSLSADLVQAQANLALSRANSDRAVRLAGQGAGTERARDEAEAKLRVDQAKVEQARAQLDKTVLVAPFAGTVGLRTVSVGAYVQPGQDIVNLEATDPIKVDFRVPEIFSAVMRTGIELSMTTDSHPGRQFTGTVYAIDPAVDQNGRAIVVRARVANGDSALRPGQFVRLVLKVDEVADALTIPEEALVPRGQQIIVFRIVDGKAQPGPVKTGRRARGLVEVTEGLKADDTVVTAGQMKLRPGVPVAVPAAAPKSGG
- a CDS encoding diguanylate cyclase domain-containing protein, which codes for MIRLANVLIIDANADRSAALKERLARGGYHSGVALTAAQGMETARTEHPDLVLIGSSDQGDAVDLGCRFKSEPDTADIPVVLAVDRLVAEQCGRCLDNGLDDVLNIGCDDAELFARMRPLVRLATMHAELRHRAAMARRFGVAARDRMTNAEDTPPAILIIGDDAAPVAAILDGCGDIVQAQTLYDAEELLVRRNFDAAVLSFAQEPEGLLSFCSQVRNNPRLFNLPMVLLAGLGTDAADAYRRGATRVLGRPVEPLILKAAVLTLVRRQQLRWSIRGALNDSLADATRDPVTGAYGRAFLEAYLASRIETAKSQDRHLAVVFFAAPNIDVVRQQFGDDAGLHLTQQVGQWITGLLRAEDLTASFKSNEFCVVLPDTPVHEAEVVMHRIAGVLAYTDFAVREVYQPIKVWVQVGCTVIGAGDTLDSVIARARQNLD
- a CDS encoding DsbA family oxidoreductase, which produces MKIEFIFDTVCPWCYVGKRRFERALAQRPGTRTEIVWRPFLLNPDIPPEGIDRRAYLDRKFGGPARVNRIHAAVAAAGTAEGIDFAFDRITRAPNTLNSHRMIRFAAGFGRQPEVVEALYRAYFVEGLDIGLVPTLVALGERLDLPGIELEEYLRSETDVSAVLNDNARAHRQGVNGVPCLILDGSYALAGAQEPDILLRLIDIARQSETELALS
- the mfd gene encoding transcription-repair coupling factor; its protein translation is MIKIQNISDAPGRQTLAGTPDGADALTVAELARAWIGRDVLYVARDDGRMARMAEALAFFAPDIEVVDIPAWDCVPYDRVSPHVDLVARRVDGLCKLAQGPGQGARVVLTSVAALVQRVPPRQVLASSSLSAQVGGRLDIDGIVAYLNRNGYGRTDTVMEPGEYAVRGGILDLFPPGTPEPVRLDFFGDELESIRSFDPMSQRTSGKLQSFSLVPVSEVTLDDAAIARFRSTYREMFGVVSGPDPLYEAISQGIKFNGMEHWLPLFHDGMDTLFAYVPDALAVLDHQVEEARDARHALVLEYYDARRTITGAGLAESGMVYHPLPPNRLYLEKDEWDRLLATRPCVALSPFGPASEKGADAGGRPGRDFSDIRARPDGNVYEALREHVGAEKSRRSVLAAWSAGSRDRLSHVLADHGLKPVLVDSWPEALATPAKSLPMVVLALDHGFVTDDVAVITEQDLLGDRLARPAKKKRKGSQFLAEASALAEGDLVVHLEHGIGRYDGLVTLQVSGAPHDCLRVIYDGGDKLFVPVENIEVLTRYGSEQAGAQLDRLGGVAWQSRKAKLKKRIRDMADQLIAIAAQRQLRKSESLTPPEGLWDEFCARFPYAETEDQARAIEDTVADLGSGRPMDRLVCGDVGFGKTEVAMRAAFVAAMSGMQVAVVVPTTLLARQHYRNFSDRFHGLPLKVEQLSRLVTAKRANEVKAGLADGSVDIVVGTHAVLAKSINFKRLGLLIIDEEQHFGVGHKERLKQLKSDVHVLTLTATPIPRTLQLALTGVKEMSVIATPPVDRLVVRTFVLPFDPVVLREAILRERYRGGQVFYVCPRLADIDRVADRLAKLVPEVKCAIAHGRLTPTELEEVMTAFGDKQYDVLLSTNIIESGLDMPSVNTLIIHRADMFGLGQLYQLRGRVGRGKTRGYAYFTLPTDKVLSKPAEKRLHVMQTLDSLGAGFQLASHDLDIRGAGNLLGEEQSGHIREVGIELYQQLIEEAVAAAKGGEGEMAVEEWSPQITLGTPVLIPDTYVADLSVRLSLYRRIATLADREEIDQLAAELVDRFGTMPPEVENLLEVVAVKALCKQAGVEKLDAGPKGAVVTFRGNVFANPIGLVQYIAQQAGAAKLRPDHKLVFVRAWDEPAKRVKLAQKLIAKLVEIAKAG
- a CDS encoding succinate dehydrogenase assembly factor 2, giving the protein MKRLKFRAHHMGSNENDILFGGFAEKYLYSLSAEQVDRFETLIAETDTDLFNWVTGKVDVPAHLDHDVMRMIKNFVQNEAAIR